CTAAAACGATGGGTTTTTCTACGGAAAATTGTAGGGTATGAATGGGTTTACTGGAAGAGGTTATTTCCAACGATATAATTTGATAGTTCTGTGCTTTTAAATCTTCCACCACTTTTATTGCCGATTCACAAATTTCAAAATCGACCACTTTTTCGGTTGCTCGTGATGTTTTAGAGACTTTTCGTCCTATAGAAATATGGTCACCACAAAGTAGTAGTTTTTTAACCCCAAAAGCATCTGCCATTCGAAATAAACTCCCAATATTTGGCGCATTCGTCACGTTATCACATACTAATATAATGGGAAAGCTGCGTTTTTTAAAATGGGTGGTGTAGTGGGTGAGTTGCAAGGGTGCTTAGTTGTTTAGTTGTTGATGCGTTTAATCGTAAAGTTAAATTTTTGCTAATTGCTAATTGCTAATTGCTAATTGCTTTCAATGCTCAAATGCATATTTAACAATATTAGCGCCCATTTTCAATGCTTTTTCTCTAACATCAGCAGGGTCGTTGTGTACTTCGGGGTCTTCCCACCCATCACCTAAGTCACTTTCAAAAGTAAATAATAACACGAGGCGATCTTCAAAATAAATACCAAAAGCTTGTGGGCGTTTGCCATCATGTTCATGAATTTTAGGTAATCCGTTCGGGAACTTATAAACAATATTAAAAATATCGTGGTTTGAAGGCAATTCTACCAATTCCTTATCTGGAAACACTTTTTTAAGTTCTTTAGTAATATAAGGTTGCATCCCGTAATTATCATCAATGTGTAAAAATCCACCAGAAATTAAATAATTACGTAAGTTTTCAGCATCGGTGTCGCTAAAAAATACATAGCCGTGACCTGTCATATGTAAGAAAGGAAACTGAAAAATATCTGTACTACCAACTTCCACATCTTGAGGTTTTGGGTTTATTTTAGTGGCTATATTGTTGTTACAGAAAGTGATTAAATTACGTAAAGCTGTTGGATTGGCGTACCAATCACCACCACCTTTGTATTTAACCAAGGCTATTTCTTGAGCCGAAAGTGTAAAAAGTATCAAGTTGAAAGTTAAAAGTAAAACGGCTTTTTTCATCATACTTCATTTGTAAATGCTACCGAATGACA
The genomic region above belongs to Mariniflexile litorale and contains:
- a CDS encoding TrmH family RNA methyltransferase gives rise to the protein MQLTHYTTHFKKRSFPIILVCDNVTNAPNIGSLFRMADAFGVKKLLLCGDHISIGRKVSKTSRATEKVVDFEICESAIKVVEDLKAQNYQIISLEITSSSKPIHTLQFSVEKPIVLVIGDENFGVSEAILNNSDVVVHIDMFGQNSSMNVVQATNIALYEITKQLL
- a CDS encoding DUF4159 domain-containing protein; its protein translation is MKKAVLLLTFNLILFTLSAQEIALVKYKGGGDWYANPTALRNLITFCNNNIATKINPKPQDVEVGSTDIFQFPFLHMTGHGYVFFSDTDAENLRNYLISGGFLHIDDNYGMQPYITKELKKVFPDKELVELPSNHDIFNIVYKFPNGLPKIHEHDGKRPQAFGIYFEDRLVLLFTFESDLGDGWEDPEVHNDPADVREKALKMGANIVKYAFEH